A section of the candidate division TA06 bacterium genome encodes:
- a CDS encoding roadblock/LC7 domain-containing protein — MPVENLNVFEDDFWSINELLNQLLKNTNSLAVLLIDKAGQLITTAGDISQLDTTSFASLSAADFAATSQLAMLVGEKEFSTLFHQGEKQNIYVASIESRVMLAVIFDQRTTLGLVRVRTKQTVAELIKMFQAIFAKLEESPQPPPLSGSNFGSDFASEAESELDNLFK, encoded by the coding sequence GTGCCGGTGGAAAATTTAAACGTATTCGAGGACGATTTTTGGTCTATTAACGAGCTGTTGAACCAGCTCCTTAAGAACACCAATTCCCTGGCGGTGCTGCTGATCGACAAGGCCGGCCAGCTGATCACCACAGCCGGGGATATCAGCCAGCTGGACACCACCTCGTTCGCCTCTCTCTCGGCCGCCGATTTCGCAGCCACCAGCCAGCTGGCCATGCTGGTGGGAGAGAAGGAATTCTCCACCCTGTTCCATCAGGGGGAAAAACAGAACATCTACGTGGCCTCCATCGAATCCCGGGTGATGCTGGCGGTGATCTTCGACCAGCGCACCACCCTGGGCCTGGTACGGGTTCGCACCAAGCAGACCGTGGCCGAGCTGATCAAGATGTTCCAGGCCATCTTCGCCAAACTGGAGGAATCTCCCCAGCCCCCGCCGCTGTCGGGTTCAAATTTCGGCTCCGATTTCGCCTCCGAGGCCGAATCCGAGCTGGATAACCTTTTTAAGTAG
- a CDS encoding glycosyltransferase, with translation MSTYDILLLVFYCLMMLVLSVYSFHAYLMVYLYRKNKANRQKVRCQLDEWPTVTVQLPIYNEKYVVERLIDSAAALDYPKDKLEIQVLDDSTDETREHAGQLAEKYRKQGINIVHLHRTDRSGFKAGALKAGLAAAKGEFLAIFDADFVPPVDFLKNMMPYFSSPKIGLVQARWGHINGQASLLTKGQAIGLDAHFVIEHGARNSSGIFMNFNGTAGVWRKEAILNAGDWQQDTLTEDMDLSYRAQLAGWEFVYVNDIVCPAEVPEEVHGYKAQQYRWAKGAIQTAKKLLPRIWRDPKLTGLRKWEATVHLTNHIVFPVMLMVTLLSFPMMILKVSQAASRGFFIGATVFTLCAFSYPIFYIYAQKEIYPDWRRRILFLPILMAGAIGLSVINSKAVLSALCNRQSAFARTPKYNLTLGKPKGWSGKKYKAKFELTVVLELLLVVYTSAALWYAFEHMQLASVPFLLLYWLGFLFVGSLSVAHSFRN, from the coding sequence ATGTCCACCTACGATATCCTTTTGCTGGTATTCTACTGCCTGATGATGCTGGTGCTGTCGGTATACTCGTTCCATGCTTACCTGATGGTCTACCTGTACCGCAAGAACAAGGCGAACCGCCAGAAGGTCCGCTGCCAGCTTGACGAATGGCCCACGGTCACGGTGCAGCTTCCCATCTACAACGAGAAGTACGTGGTGGAGCGGCTGATAGACTCGGCGGCCGCCCTGGACTATCCCAAGGACAAGCTGGAGATCCAGGTGCTGGACGATTCCACCGACGAGACCAGGGAGCACGCCGGACAGCTGGCCGAAAAGTACCGCAAACAGGGGATCAACATCGTCCACCTGCACCGCACCGACCGCAGCGGCTTCAAGGCCGGGGCGCTTAAGGCCGGGCTGGCCGCGGCCAAGGGAGAGTTCCTGGCCATCTTCGACGCCGACTTCGTGCCTCCGGTTGATTTCCTCAAGAATATGATGCCCTATTTCTCCTCGCCCAAGATCGGCCTGGTGCAGGCCCGCTGGGGCCACATCAACGGCCAGGCCTCGCTGCTGACCAAGGGCCAGGCCATTGGGCTGGACGCCCATTTCGTGATCGAGCACGGGGCCCGCAATTCATCCGGCATCTTCATGAACTTCAACGGCACCGCCGGGGTCTGGCGGAAGGAGGCCATTCTCAACGCCGGCGACTGGCAGCAGGACACTTTGACCGAGGACATGGACCTTTCCTACCGGGCCCAGCTGGCCGGGTGGGAGTTCGTATACGTCAACGACATCGTCTGCCCGGCCGAGGTGCCGGAGGAGGTCCACGGCTACAAAGCCCAGCAGTACCGCTGGGCCAAGGGGGCCATCCAGACCGCCAAGAAACTTCTGCCCCGGATCTGGCGCGATCCCAAGCTTACCGGCCTGCGCAAGTGGGAGGCCACCGTCCATTTGACCAACCACATCGTCTTTCCGGTGATGCTGATGGTGACCCTGCTGTCCTTCCCCATGATGATCCTCAAGGTCTCCCAGGCCGCCTCCCGGGGATTCTTCATCGGGGCCACGGTCTTCACCCTTTGCGCCTTCAGCTATCCCATCTTCTACATCTACGCCCAAAAGGAGATCTACCCCGACTGGCGCCGCCGCATACTGTTCCTGCCCATCCTGATGGCCGGGGCCATCGGCCTGTCGGTGATCAACTCCAAGGCGGTGTTAAGCGCCCTGTGCAACCGCCAGAGCGCCTTCGCCCGCACCCCCAAGTACAACCTGACCCTGGGCAAGCCCAAGGGCTGGTCCGGCAAAAAATACAAGGCCAAGTTCGAACTGACGGTGGTGCTGGAACTGCTTTTGGTGGTCTACACCTCGGCGGCCTTGTGGTACGCCTTTGAGCACATGCAGCTGGCCTCGGTGCCTTTCTTATTGCTGTACTGGCTGGGTTTCTTGTTCGTGGGAAGTCTGTCGGTGGCGCATAGTTTTAGGAATTAG
- the hpt gene encoding hypoxanthine phosphoribosyltransferase: protein MPGIRKELKTNRVLISKARIQAKVKQLARKISSDYKGKDPILVGVLRGSFIFMADLLREISIPVEVDFIAVASYNGGTKSSGVVRLNQDLSTNIQGRHVILVEDIVDSGLTLSYLLNNLKTRRPASLEVCTLLDKKDRRRAQVPVKYKGFNIPDKFVVGYGLDHKQLYRNLPHVSWIEEE, encoded by the coding sequence ATGCCTGGAATTCGCAAAGAACTGAAGACCAACAGGGTGCTGATCTCCAAGGCCCGGATCCAGGCCAAAGTGAAACAGCTGGCCCGGAAGATCTCATCAGACTATAAGGGTAAGGACCCGATCCTGGTGGGCGTGCTTCGGGGATCGTTCATTTTCATGGCCGACCTGCTGCGGGAGATCTCGATCCCGGTGGAGGTGGATTTCATAGCGGTGGCCAGCTACAACGGGGGCACCAAGAGCTCCGGCGTGGTGCGGCTCAACCAGGACCTGTCCACCAACATCCAGGGCCGGCATGTGATACTGGTGGAGGACATCGTGGACAGCGGGCTGACCCTGTCCTATCTTTTGAATAACTTAAAGACCCGGCGCCCCGCTTCCCTGGAGGTCTGCACTTTACTGGACAAGAAGGACCGGAGGCGGGCCCAGGTGCCGGTGAAATACAAGGGCTTTAACATCCCCGATAAATTTGTGGTGGGTTACGGGCTGGATCACAAACAGCTCTACCGAAACCTGCCGCATGTAAGCTGGATTGAGGAGGAATAA
- the tilS gene encoding tRNA lysidine(34) synthetase TilS, which translates to MKQKEDLRSQVKELITSRKLIRSGDHVLAAFSGGPDSLCLLHVLNELSGELGFKLTACHINHHLRGKASQADAAWALDLARKWGIKLVTKNVDVTAHSRKHKLSLETSARELRRAKLLETARTRKCNRIATGHNLDDQAETVLMHLIRGSGLNGLAGIPLINGPFIRPLLGCSRERIEAYLKQHKLAGRRDASNLSRKFFRNRVRHELMPLLETYNPQVKKALSQLAGNVEHDLEIINEQVEKAFCSCTKCDKSKIAIDLSKFKLYNKGLQHNILRRCSEMILDRGAVPDVLHVSGAIKLIRDGRTGACINLTGDVWLEKTYDQAVLTNKKTKAENEKHKPALKTLSLAIPGTTGAGEYSIKARLAEKRDFTDISKCRPELAYFDAAIMDGSPLQITGKKDGDRMIPFGQKSEKKIKEIFIENKIPQGQRSGWPLVRKGNRTVWLCGIKRSDAFPVTAKTKKVLCLEFAKN; encoded by the coding sequence ATGAAACAAAAAGAAGACCTGAGATCACAGGTCAAAGAACTGATAACCTCCCGGAAGCTGATCCGCTCCGGGGACCACGTGCTGGCGGCCTTTTCCGGCGGCCCGGATTCCCTGTGCCTGCTCCATGTATTGAACGAGTTGTCCGGAGAACTGGGGTTCAAGCTGACCGCCTGCCACATCAACCACCACCTGCGGGGAAAAGCTTCGCAAGCCGATGCCGCCTGGGCCCTGGACCTGGCCCGCAAGTGGGGCATTAAGCTGGTCACAAAAAATGTTGATGTCACGGCACATTCCAGGAAGCACAAGCTCTCTCTGGAGACCTCGGCCCGGGAATTGAGGCGGGCAAAGCTGCTGGAAACAGCTCGGACCCGCAAATGCAACCGGATCGCCACCGGCCACAACCTGGACGACCAGGCCGAGACCGTGCTGATGCACCTGATCCGTGGCTCGGGCTTGAATGGCCTGGCCGGGATACCCTTGATCAACGGTCCGTTCATCAGGCCTCTTTTGGGCTGCAGCCGGGAGAGGATAGAAGCCTACCTTAAACAGCATAAACTGGCCGGGCGCAGGGATGCTTCCAATCTATCACGAAAATTCTTCCGCAACAGGGTCCGCCACGAACTGATGCCTTTGCTGGAAACATATAATCCCCAAGTAAAGAAGGCATTGTCACAACTGGCGGGTAACGTGGAGCACGATCTGGAGATCATAAACGAACAGGTTGAAAAGGCTTTTTGCTCGTGCACAAAATGCGATAAATCCAAAATAGCTATTGATTTATCGAAATTTAAGTTATATAATAAAGGGTTACAGCATAATATATTACGACGCTGCTCGGAGATGATTTTGGACCGGGGGGCGGTGCCGGATGTGTTGCATGTCTCCGGCGCCATAAAGCTGATCCGCGATGGGAGAACAGGGGCCTGTATTAATTTGACCGGCGATGTCTGGTTGGAGAAAACATACGACCAAGCGGTGCTGACTAACAAAAAAACAAAGGCAGAAAACGAAAAACATAAGCCGGCGCTTAAAACCCTATCGCTGGCGATACCGGGAACCACCGGGGCCGGGGAATATTCCATTAAAGCCCGGCTGGCCGAAAAGCGGGATTTCACGGATATCTCCAAATGCCGGCCGGAGCTGGCTTACTTCGACGCCGCAATAATGGACGGCAGTCCTCTGCAGATCACGGGCAAAAAGGACGGCGACCGGATGATCCCCTTCGGACAAAAGTCGGAAAAGAAGATCAAGGAAATTTTCATAGAAAACAAGATACCGCAGGGGCAAAGGTCCGGCTGGCCGCTGGTCCGCAAGGGCAATAGAACGGTCTGGCTCTGCGGGATCAAACGCTCCGACGCATTTCCGGTCACTGCAAAAACCAAAAAGGTGTTATGCCTGGAATTCGCAAAGAACTGA
- a CDS encoding winged helix-turn-helix domain-containing protein produces the protein MWTAIIGQNAGAVWKVLSAKGDQSLSSLKKLAKLDDKQLYLSLGWLAREGKVKFTPNKAQTLVGLK, from the coding sequence ATGTGGACTGCGATCATCGGCCAAAATGCGGGGGCGGTCTGGAAAGTGCTTAGCGCCAAAGGGGACCAGAGCCTCAGCTCCCTTAAAAAGCTGGCCAAGCTGGATGACAAACAGCTTTACCTGTCCCTGGGCTGGCTGGCCCGGGAGGGCAAGGTCAAATTCACACCGAACAAGGCGCAGACTTTGGTGGGATTGAAATAG
- a CDS encoding gliding-motility protein MglA — protein sequence MSLINYSSREINCKIVYYGCGLCGKTTNIKHIYTKVAPEAKGKLISLATELDRTLFFDFLPLDLGSIKGFKTRFHLYTVPGQVFYNASRKLILRGVDGVVFVADSQVERLEANVESMANLQDNMAEYGLNIQTLPFLIQYNKRDLPNIASVEELRGQLNKYNSPEMEAVAHQGYGVFETLKSVAKMVLKNLS from the coding sequence GTGTCTTTAATAAATTATTCATCGCGCGAGATCAACTGCAAGATCGTCTACTATGGGTGCGGCCTTTGCGGCAAGACCACCAATATCAAGCACATTTACACCAAGGTGGCGCCCGAGGCCAAAGGCAAGCTGATCTCCCTGGCCACCGAGCTGGACCGGACACTGTTCTTCGACTTCCTGCCCCTGGACCTGGGTTCTATCAAGGGCTTCAAGACCAGGTTCCATCTGTACACCGTACCGGGGCAGGTGTTCTACAATGCCAGCCGCAAGCTGATCCTGAGGGGCGTGGACGGTGTGGTGTTCGTGGCCGATTCCCAGGTGGAACGGCTGGAGGCCAACGTGGAATCCATGGCCAACCTCCAGGACAACATGGCGGAATACGGACTGAACATTCAGACCCTGCCCTTTCTGATCCAGTACAATAAAAGGGACCTGCCTAATATAGCTTCAGTAGAGGAGCTGAGGGGGCAGCTGAACAAGTATAACTCTCCGGAGATGGAGGCGGTGGCCCACCAGGGCTACGGGGTGTTCGAGACCCTAAAGTCGGTGGCCAAGATGGTGCTGAAGAACCTCAGCTGA
- a CDS encoding tetratricopeptide repeat protein has translation MPNHKHHIEHSRVLHILLNRCQVLSLVGRYDRALSDLSRGLSLSGKIQNKKYQADYHLELSDTYNSLSRYDEMLSSATESHSLYRELGDKKGQATCLNNIGLAHGTQGDYPKALDYFSQALKLEEENGNRTGQAHSLNNLSFVHYHRGDYLVALECYEKALQIEEEFGDRQGQATSLNNIGLIHGNLGDYSKTLEYLVKALQIEEEIGDRHCQAPSLNNIGTVYYRSGDYLKALEYFGRSVRIWEEIGNRAGAAPSLNNMGSVASILDDHPKAHDYYAKALKIEEETGDRQGQALSLNNIANVYLKQGKYEEARACLVRSEKIAVEVGAKFVLRQVCLFYGELELALKNPSLALEYAERSLELAGQLNSKAGRAEALLLQARIEGSAEKFREAIAVFEAIKQPLDTAKARYYYGMVMGLFDEIKAARDIFVRLGLKKWVDRIDGAVVTR, from the coding sequence ATGCCAAACCACAAACATCACATTGAACATTCCCGGGTCCTCCACATCCTGCTGAACCGGTGCCAGGTGCTTAGCCTGGTGGGACGATACGACCGGGCCTTAAGCGATCTCAGCCGGGGGCTGTCATTGTCCGGGAAGATCCAGAATAAAAAGTACCAGGCGGATTATCACCTGGAGCTGAGCGACACTTATAATTCCCTAAGCAGATACGACGAGATGCTGAGCTCGGCCACCGAATCCCATTCGCTTTACCGGGAGCTGGGCGACAAAAAGGGCCAGGCCACCTGCCTGAACAACATCGGGCTGGCGCACGGCACCCAGGGGGACTATCCCAAGGCGCTGGATTATTTTTCCCAGGCCCTTAAGCTGGAGGAGGAGAACGGCAACCGTACAGGACAAGCACACAGCCTCAACAATCTGAGCTTTGTCCATTACCATCGGGGAGATTATCTTGTTGCTCTGGAATGCTATGAAAAAGCCCTGCAGATTGAGGAGGAGTTCGGCGACCGGCAGGGCCAGGCCACCAGCCTCAACAACATCGGGCTAATCCACGGCAACCTGGGAGATTATTCCAAGACGCTGGAATATTTGGTCAAGGCCCTGCAGATAGAGGAGGAGATCGGCGACCGGCACTGCCAGGCTCCCAGCCTCAACAACATCGGAACGGTTTATTACCGCAGCGGCGATTATCTTAAAGCCCTGGAGTACTTCGGCCGGTCGGTAAGGATATGGGAGGAGATCGGCAACCGGGCGGGCGCTGCTCCCAGCCTTAACAATATGGGCAGCGTGGCCAGTATCTTGGATGATCATCCCAAGGCCCATGACTATTATGCCAAGGCCCTGAAGATAGAGGAAGAGACAGGCGACCGGCAGGGCCAGGCCCTAAGCCTGAACAATATCGCCAATGTCTACCTGAAACAGGGAAAATATGAAGAAGCCAGGGCCTGCCTGGTCAGGAGTGAAAAGATCGCCGTAGAGGTGGGGGCCAAGTTCGTCCTGCGCCAGGTCTGTCTTTTTTACGGCGAATTGGAACTGGCCCTAAAAAATCCCTCCCTGGCCCTGGAATATGCGGAGAGGTCGCTTGAGCTGGCCGGACAGTTGAACTCAAAGGCCGGCCGGGCGGAGGCTTTGCTGCTGCAGGCCCGGATAGAGGGATCGGCCGAAAAATTCCGGGAAGCCATTGCCGTCTTTGAAGCGATCAAGCAGCCGCTGGATACAGCCAAGGCCCGCTATTACTACGGTATGGTGATGGGGCTGTTCGATGAGATAAAAGCGGCCCGGGATATTTTCGTAAGGCTGGGGCTTAAGAAATGGGTTGACAGGATTGACGGGGCTGTTGTTACCAGATAA
- a CDS encoding pyruvate ferredoxin oxidoreductase (catalyzes the formation of acetyl-CoA from pyruvate and coenzyme A), with the protein MANLKELAARGDKFTGGHRACAGCGATVVARQALLAAGDKPVVTTCATGCLEVVSTIFPYTAWDVPFIHSAFENSAATISGVEAAYKSLKRQGTVKEDIRFMAFGGDGGTYDIGLQALSGAMERGHNMLYICYDNQAYMNTGIQRSSATPKGSATTTSPNGKKIPGKVQFRKNLTEIIAAHGIPYVAQSVVGNWSDFTKKVEKALAKGGPAFIAVLQPCRLGWGYPPELTAELGRLAVETNFWPLYEVEDGKYKLNSTPKERKPISEWLFLQERFRHLKRPENQAIIDEIQKDIDLRWENLGKKCSL; encoded by the coding sequence ATGGCAAATCTTAAAGAACTGGCAGCCCGGGGCGACAAGTTCACCGGGGGACACCGGGCCTGCGCCGGGTGCGGAGCCACCGTGGTGGCCCGCCAGGCATTGCTGGCCGCCGGAGACAAGCCGGTAGTGACCACCTGCGCCACCGGCTGTCTGGAAGTGGTCTCCACCATCTTCCCCTATACCGCCTGGGACGTGCCCTTCATCCACAGCGCCTTCGAGAACTCGGCGGCCACCATCTCCGGGGTGGAGGCGGCCTACAAGTCGCTGAAGCGCCAGGGCACGGTGAAAGAGGACATCCGTTTCATGGCCTTCGGCGGCGACGGCGGCACCTACGACATCGGGCTGCAGGCCCTGTCCGGCGCCATGGAGCGCGGGCACAACATGCTCTACATCTGCTACGACAACCAGGCATACATGAACACCGGCATCCAGCGCTCCTCGGCCACCCCCAAGGGCAGCGCCACCACCACCAGCCCCAACGGCAAGAAGATCCCGGGCAAGGTCCAGTTCCGCAAGAACCTGACCGAGATTATAGCGGCCCACGGCATTCCCTATGTGGCCCAGAGCGTGGTGGGCAACTGGTCCGATTTCACCAAGAAAGTGGAAAAGGCTTTGGCCAAGGGCGGCCCGGCCTTCATAGCAGTATTGCAGCCCTGCCGGCTGGGCTGGGGCTATCCCCCGGAACTGACCGCCGAACTGGGACGGCTGGCGGTGGAGACCAACTTCTGGCCGCTGTACGAGGTGGAGGACGGAAAGTACAAGCTCAATTCCACTCCCAAGGAGAGAAAACCCATCTCCGAATGGCTTTTCCTGCAGGAACGATTCCGCCACCTGAAACGCCCGGAGAACCAGGCCATCATAGATGAGATCCAGAAGGACATTGATCTGCGCTGGGAGAACCTGGGCAAGAAGTGCAGCCTGTAA
- the murJ gene encoding murein biosynthesis integral membrane protein MurJ, translated as MSKTLKSIAGMSLGTLFSRLTGFVKLALMSAVLGFTPLADAYNLAHVLPTMVYELILGGILSAVFIPVIVEQLSEHEPKLAWINISQVINAGLVVMAATTLVCFAASPFLVYIQTLKAQTATREQVLFFFWFFIPQIFFYGFSAIGGGVLNVRGKFAAVAYAPVANNLVVIATLFAYKLLPWFGPTGLAVGTTFGVLAQVLLLLPGLKSSGFKYHFTVSFRHPAVVKTLKLSLPVILYVAFNQLNLTVQNNLAIGIQGGVSALQYAFAFYILPHGLLAVSIGTVLLPGLSHLAVKKEWESFAGAVRKGISWSAICIIPSMAVLITCSFPIVQSLMQHGRFHAADSFMLARVLSLYSLGLFSFTLYLFLNRVFYSLQDTKTPMVLNLIGNAFNSGFNLLVIGTLGVNGLALGHAAAYTLIALLSLGLIRTRVREIKLSLLLPVFLKTAAASVLVGLLGWGLSLAWQQWVDGGHLGPKIFYLAAMMLALGAAYLGLARLFRIAELMEMFRMLRPAGTNQGKTNL; from the coding sequence ATGAGCAAAACCCTTAAATCCATAGCCGGGATGTCCTTGGGCACCCTGTTCTCCCGCCTGACCGGGTTCGTCAAACTGGCCCTGATGAGTGCGGTGCTGGGCTTTACCCCGCTAGCTGACGCCTACAACCTGGCCCACGTATTGCCCACCATGGTCTACGAACTGATCCTGGGCGGGATCCTGTCGGCGGTGTTCATTCCGGTGATAGTGGAGCAGCTTTCGGAGCACGAGCCCAAGCTGGCCTGGATCAACATCAGCCAGGTGATCAACGCCGGACTGGTGGTGATGGCCGCCACCACATTGGTCTGCTTTGCCGCCTCGCCTTTCCTGGTCTACATCCAGACCCTTAAGGCCCAGACCGCCACCCGGGAGCAGGTTCTGTTCTTCTTCTGGTTCTTCATCCCCCAGATATTTTTTTACGGGTTTTCGGCCATCGGCGGGGGGGTGCTTAACGTCCGGGGTAAGTTCGCGGCGGTGGCCTACGCCCCGGTGGCCAACAACCTGGTGGTCATTGCCACACTGTTCGCCTACAAACTTTTACCCTGGTTCGGCCCGACCGGGCTGGCCGTTGGCACCACCTTCGGAGTGCTGGCCCAGGTGCTTCTTCTTCTTCCTGGCCTTAAAAGCAGCGGCTTTAAATACCATTTTACCGTGAGCTTCAGGCACCCGGCGGTGGTCAAGACCTTAAAACTTTCCCTGCCGGTGATACTTTATGTGGCCTTCAACCAGCTGAACCTGACCGTCCAGAACAACCTGGCCATCGGCATCCAGGGCGGGGTCTCGGCCCTGCAGTATGCTTTTGCCTTTTACATCCTGCCCCACGGCCTGCTGGCGGTGTCCATCGGGACAGTGCTGCTGCCGGGCCTGTCCCACCTGGCGGTGAAAAAGGAATGGGAAAGTTTCGCCGGAGCCGTCCGCAAGGGCATCAGCTGGAGCGCCATCTGCATCATCCCGTCCATGGCGGTGCTGATCACCTGCAGCTTTCCCATCGTCCAGTCGCTGATGCAGCACGGGCGCTTCCACGCCGCCGACAGTTTTATGCTGGCCCGGGTGCTGTCCCTGTATTCACTGGGGCTGTTCTCCTTTACTTTATACCTTTTCCTGAACCGGGTCTTTTATTCCCTGCAGGATACGAAAACCCCGATGGTCCTCAACCTCATCGGCAATGCCTTCAACTCGGGCTTTAACCTGCTGGTGATCGGGACGCTGGGGGTGAACGGGCTGGCCCTGGGGCACGCCGCGGCCTATACCTTGATCGCGCTTTTAAGCCTGGGGCTGATACGAACCAGGGTCCGGGAGATCAAACTGAGTTTGCTGCTGCCGGTGTTCCTCAAGACTGCGGCGGCCTCGGTTCTGGTAGGCCTGCTGGGCTGGGGCCTGAGCCTGGCTTGGCAGCAATGGGTGGACGGAGGGCATTTGGGACCAAAGATATTCTACCTGGCAGCCATGATGCTGGCGCTGGGCGCGGCCTATCTGGGTCTGGCCCGGCTGTTCCGGATAGCCGAGCTGATGGAGATGTTCAGGATGCTGCGTCCGGCCGGGACCAACCAAGGCAAAACAAATTTATAA
- the porA gene encoding pyruvate ferredoxin oxidoreductase, with translation MQKIILAKTGNEAMALAMKQINPDVVAAYPITPATEIVQIFSQYVADGEVKTEFVAVESEHSAMSACIGSCAAGARTMTGTSSQGLALMYEMIYIAAGLRLPIVMADVNRALAAPINIHCDHSDTMGCRDAGWIHIFSENAQEAYDSMIQAMRIAEHKDVRLPVMVTTDGFIISHGMERIDTLSDADVQSFIGKYDPMMHLLDIKKPFTVGAINLTDYYFEHRRAMVDAQNNALKVIKEVGAEFGKKFDTNYGLIEKYQLDDAEVAIVALGSTCGTAKVVIDKLRKQGVKAGLLKIRVFRPFPAEEIARALENIKTVAVLDRSDSIGSFGGPVFTEVRSALYGSAKKPQIAGVVYGLGGREIDMEQIEGLFMDLKAGKIKADSVSYLGVRD, from the coding sequence ATGCAGAAGATAATACTGGCCAAGACCGGCAACGAAGCCATGGCTCTGGCCATGAAGCAGATCAATCCCGACGTGGTGGCCGCCTATCCCATCACTCCGGCCACCGAGATCGTTCAGATATTCTCCCAGTACGTGGCCGACGGCGAGGTCAAGACCGAGTTCGTGGCGGTGGAGTCCGAGCATTCGGCCATGTCGGCCTGCATCGGATCCTGCGCGGCCGGGGCCCGGACCATGACCGGCACCAGCTCCCAGGGCCTGGCCCTGATGTACGAGATGATCTACATCGCCGCCGGGCTGCGCCTGCCCATCGTGATGGCCGACGTCAACCGGGCGCTGGCGGCCCCCATCAACATCCACTGCGACCACTCCGACACCATGGGCTGCCGCGACGCCGGCTGGATCCACATCTTCTCCGAGAACGCCCAGGAGGCCTACGACAGCATGATCCAGGCCATGCGGATAGCCGAGCACAAGGACGTCCGCCTGCCGGTGATGGTCACCACCGACGGCTTCATCATCTCCCACGGCATGGAGCGTATAGACACCCTGTCCGACGCCGATGTCCAGAGCTTCATCGGGAAGTACGATCCCATGATGCACCTTTTGGACATCAAGAAGCCCTTCACCGTGGGGGCCATCAACCTGACCGATTATTATTTCGAACACCGCCGGGCCATGGTGGACGCCCAGAACAACGCCCTGAAGGTCATCAAGGAAGTGGGGGCCGAGTTCGGAAAGAAGTTCGACACCAATTACGGCCTGATCGAGAAATACCAGCTGGACGACGCCGAAGTGGCCATCGTGGCCCTGGGCTCCACCTGCGGCACCGCCAAGGTGGTCATCGACAAGCTGCGCAAGCAGGGGGTCAAGGCCGGACTGCTGAAGATCCGCGTCTTCCGTCCCTTCCCGGCCGAGGAGATCGCCAGGGCGTTGGAGAACATCAAGACGGTGGCGGTGCTGGACCGCTCCGACTCCATCGGCAGCTTCGGCGGCCCGGTGTTCACCGAGGTCCGTTCGGCCCTCTACGGCTCGGCCAAAAAGCCCCAGATAGCAGGGGTGGTCTACGGCCTGGGCGGGCGGGAGATAGACATGGAGCAGATCGAGGGCCTGTTCATGGACCTGAAGGCCGGCAAGATCAAGGCCGATTCGGTCAGCTACCTGGGGGTCAGGGACTAA